Within the Pseudomonas orientalis genome, the region GCAGCGCGCTGGTTGACCTGGTGCCGTCCTACACCACTTTGATGGTGCATTACGACCTCACCCTCCTGACCCCGGCCCAGGCACGGACGTTGATCGACCAGGCCCTGACCAACCTGCAGCCCCAGGCCCAGGGCGGCGGCCGTTGCCATGTGCTGCCGGTATGGTACGACCTCAGCGTCGGGCCGGAGCTGAGCTTGCTGTCGCAGCGCAGCGGGCTGGCGGTCGCTGAAGTGATTCGTCGCCACAGCGACCACCTGTATCAAGTGTTCGCCCTGGGGTTCGCCCCCGGTTTTGCCTTCATGGGACTGGTGGACGACATCCTCGCCACGCCGCGTCTCAACACCCCGCGCAAACGCGTGGCGGCCGGCAGCGTGGGCATCGCCGAGCGGCAAACCGCCGCCTATCCGGTCGTATCCCCCGGCGGCTGGAACCTGATCGGGCGCACCCCGGCCACACTGTTCGACCGCGAACGCGACGGCTACAGCCTGATGCAGCCCGGCGATACGGTGCGTTTCGAGGCGGTCGGCCACGCTGAGTTCGTCAACCTGGGCGGCGATGACACGCCTCTGGAGGCGCACGCATGAGCCGCTTGATCATTGAGGCCAGCACACCGCTGTGCCTGTTGCAGGACGCCGGTCGTTTCGGCGTACGCCACCTTGGCGTGACCCAGGGCGGAGCGCTGGATTGGGTGTCGATGTCATGGGCCAATTGGCTGCTGGACAATGCCCTGGATGCGCCGGTAATAGAAATTACCCTGGGCGGTTTTACCGTACAGGCCGAGGACTACTGTTTGTTGGCCCTGGCCGGTGCGGACTTGGGCGCCTTCATTGATGAACGTGCGATCAGCCCGGGGCGCAGCTTTATCCTGCAAAAGGGCCAGCGCCTGCGCTTCACCCAACCGTTCAAAGGCGCGCGGGCTTACCTGGCGGCACCGGGCGGGTTCGACGCGCCGGATGTGTTGGGCAGTTGCGCCACCGTAGTACGTGAGGAACTGGGTGGCGTAGACGGTTTCGGCAAGGCGTTGGCTGAAGGCGGGCGACTGGCTTATTCCGGTACGGGCGGCGCAATGAAAGTGCTGGCCAAGCCGGATTTGCCATCCGGTGCATCACTGGACGTGATCATCGGCGCTCAGATCGGCCGGTTCAGCGGCCAAAGCCTGTTCGATGCGTTCAACACCGAATGGGCCCTGGACAGCCGCGCCGACCGCATGGGCATGCGCTTGCTGGGCACGCCGCTGCAGTACCAGGGGCCATCGTTGATTTCCGAAGGTATTCCCTTGGGCGCCATCCAGGTACCGCCGGACGGGCAGCCGATTGTGTTGCTCAATGATCGGCAGACCATTGGTGGTTATCCCCGGTTGGGCGCGTTGACGCCGTTATCGCTGGCGCGGTTGGCGCAGTGTTTGCCCGGGGAGAAAGTAAGGTTGGCGCCCATGGTGCAGGAGACGGCACATCGGCAGCATGTCAACTATTTGCAGCGGCTGAGCACTGGCTGATAAACACAGAGGTCCAAATGTGGGAGGGGGCTTGCCCCCTATAGCGGTGTGTCAGTCAACACATCTATGACTGAACCACTGCCATCGGGGGCAAGCCCCCTCCCACATTGGATAGGTGTTGGATGAGGCATGTGGGCTATTTGGACAAGAAGCGCATCCCTTCCTCAAGCCCGCGCAACGTCAGCGGATACATCTGATCCTCCACCAACTCCCGCACAATCGCCGTCGATGCCGTATATCCCCAGGTATCTTTCGGATACGGGTTTATCCAGATCAGTTTCTTGTACTTGGCCATGAACCGCTGCATCCACACATACCCAGGCTCCTCGTTCCAGTGCTCGACGCTGCCGCCGGCCTGGGTGATCTCATAGGGCGCCATGGACGCATCGCCGATGAAAATCACTTTGTAATCAGCGCCGTATTTGTGCAGCACATCCTGGGTGGAGGTGCGTTCCGAGGTGCGCCGCTGGTTGTTCTTCCACACCGACTCGTAGACGAAGTTGTGGAAGTAGAAGTACTCCAGGTGCTTGAACTCGGTTTTGCACGCCGAGAACAGTTCTTCGCAGATTTTCACGTGGGCGTCCATCGAGCCGCCGATGTCGAACAGCAACAACAGCTTGATGGTGTTGCGCCGCTCAGGACGCATCTGGATATTCAGCAGCCCGGCGTCGCGTGCGGTGTGGTCGATGGTGCCGTCGATGTCCAGCTCTTCGGCCGCGCCCTGGCGGGCAAACTTGCGCAGGCGGCGCAGGGCGATCTTGATATTGCGCGTGCCCAACTCAACCTGGTCGTCGAGGTTCTTGTACTCGCGCTGGTCCCAGACCTTGACCGCCTTGCCCTGGCGCTTGCCGGCATCGCCCACGCGGATGCCTTCGGGGTTGTAGCCACCGGAACCGAAGGGGCTCGTGCCGCCGGTGCCAATCCACTTGTTGCCGCCGGCGTGGCGTTCCTTCTGTTCTTCCAGGCGTTTCTTGAACTCCTCGATCAGCTTGTCGAGGCCGCCGAGGGACTGGATCTGCGCGCGTTCCTCGTCGCTCAGCGAGCGTTCGAACTCCTTGCGCAGCCAGTCTTCGGGGATCAGCGCCTGCAAATGGTCATCGAGCTTTTCCAGGCCGTTGAAGTAGGCACCGAAGGCCCGGTCGAACTTGTCGAAATGCCGCTCGTCCTTGA harbors:
- a CDS encoding 5-oxoprolinase subunit B family protein; this encodes MKPRIEVVAIDCLMVRLFDVIAEANMPWMLAATQRLRSGFGSALVDLVPSYTTLMVHYDLTLLTPAQARTLIDQALTNLQPQAQGGGRCHVLPVWYDLSVGPELSLLSQRSGLAVAEVIRRHSDHLYQVFALGFAPGFAFMGLVDDILATPRLNTPRKRVAAGSVGIAERQTAAYPVVSPGGWNLIGRTPATLFDRERDGYSLMQPGDTVRFEAVGHAEFVNLGGDDTPLEAHA
- a CDS encoding biotin-dependent carboxyltransferase family protein codes for the protein MSRLIIEASTPLCLLQDAGRFGVRHLGVTQGGALDWVSMSWANWLLDNALDAPVIEITLGGFTVQAEDYCLLALAGADLGAFIDERAISPGRSFILQKGQRLRFTQPFKGARAYLAAPGGFDAPDVLGSCATVVREELGGVDGFGKALAEGGRLAYSGTGGAMKVLAKPDLPSGASLDVIIGAQIGRFSGQSLFDAFNTEWALDSRADRMGMRLLGTPLQYQGPSLISEGIPLGAIQVPPDGQPIVLLNDRQTIGGYPRLGALTPLSLARLAQCLPGEKVRLAPMVQETAHRQHVNYLQRLSTG
- a CDS encoding vWA domain-containing protein, with product MLLNLFNEMRAAKVPVSVRELLDLINALKQRVTFADMDEFYYLARAILVKDERHFDKFDRAFGAYFNGLEKLDDHLQALIPEDWLRKEFERSLSDEERAQIQSLGGLDKLIEEFKKRLEEQKERHAGGNKWIGTGGTSPFGSGGYNPEGIRVGDAGKRQGKAVKVWDQREYKNLDDQVELGTRNIKIALRRLRKFARQGAAEELDIDGTIDHTARDAGLLNIQMRPERRNTIKLLLLFDIGGSMDAHVKICEELFSACKTEFKHLEYFYFHNFVYESVWKNNQRRTSERTSTQDVLHKYGADYKVIFIGDASMAPYEITQAGGSVEHWNEEPGYVWMQRFMAKYKKLIWINPYPKDTWGYTASTAIVRELVEDQMYPLTLRGLEEGMRFLSK